From a region of the Corallococcus coralloides DSM 2259 genome:
- a CDS encoding DNA integrity scanning protein DisA nucleotide-binding domain protein produces the protein MSDNTKFDREFLRSALSLAAKSEVDHFLYICDTPIAPEDLRGKPARKKLVYAVTLEPLAQELLRKKLSALVIPAYDYSRTERVKVALVSALSQGAFKEGDLVLCMTGKVGRAPDTLMQMRIGGSLDDRLAIEGVKLGEEFNSQVVDALIQLALQIGQEGFEGHPIGTIITIGDHTSVLEKSRQLTINPFQGLSESERNVLDPKIRDAIKNFSVLDGAFVIREDGVVLSAGRYLSANDDTVKIPLGLGARHAASAGITSSTHCIALTVSQTSGAVRLFKGGNIVLELHQTARRT, from the coding sequence TTGAGCGACAACACGAAGTTCGATCGGGAATTCTTGCGCTCGGCGCTCTCCCTGGCCGCCAAGAGCGAGGTCGACCACTTCCTCTACATCTGCGACACGCCCATTGCGCCGGAGGACCTCCGGGGTAAGCCCGCGCGCAAGAAGCTGGTGTACGCGGTGACGTTGGAGCCGCTGGCGCAGGAGCTCCTGCGCAAGAAGCTGAGCGCGCTCGTCATCCCCGCGTACGACTACTCGCGCACGGAGCGAGTGAAGGTGGCGCTCGTGTCCGCGCTGTCCCAGGGCGCGTTCAAGGAAGGCGACCTGGTGCTCTGCATGACGGGCAAGGTGGGCCGCGCGCCGGACACGCTGATGCAGATGCGCATCGGCGGGTCGCTGGACGACCGGCTGGCCATCGAGGGCGTGAAGCTGGGCGAGGAGTTCAACTCGCAGGTGGTGGACGCGCTCATCCAGCTGGCGCTGCAGATTGGCCAGGAGGGCTTCGAGGGCCACCCCATCGGGACCATCATCACGATTGGTGACCACACGAGCGTGCTGGAGAAGAGCCGGCAGCTCACCATCAACCCGTTCCAGGGCCTGTCGGAGTCCGAGCGCAACGTGCTCGACCCGAAGATCCGCGACGCCATCAAGAACTTCTCCGTGCTGGACGGCGCGTTCGTCATCCGCGAGGACGGCGTGGTGCTGTCCGCGGGCCGCTACCTGTCCGCCAACGACGACACGGTGAAGATTCCCCTGGGCCTGGGAGCGCGCCACGCGGCCTCCGCGGGCATCACGTCCTCCACGCACTGCATCGCTCTCACGGTGAGCCAGACGTCCGGCGCGGTGCGGCTCTTCAAGGGCGGCAACATCGTGCTGGAGCTGCACCAGACGGCGCGGCGGACCTGA